A single genomic interval of Nitrosomonadales bacterium harbors:
- the rfbC gene encoding dTDP-4-dehydrorhamnose 3,5-epimerase has translation MKAIPTSLPDVLVIEPKVFGDDRGFFFESFNRRKFTELIGREVDFVQDNHSRSVGNVLRGLHYQIQHPQAKLVRVVQGAVLDVVVDIRKSSPTFGRHVAVELSAGNKRMLWVPEGFAHGFLVLSDAAEFLYKTTDYWFPEHERCIRWDDSTLAIDWKLQRPPMLSVKDEKGRSLSDAEVFP, from the coding sequence TTGAAAGCGATTCCGACCTCTCTTCCCGATGTGCTGGTCATCGAACCGAAAGTATTCGGCGATGATCGCGGGTTTTTCTTCGAGAGTTTCAACAGGCGCAAATTCACCGAGTTGATCGGGCGCGAGGTGGACTTCGTGCAGGACAATCATTCGCGTTCGGTCGGGAACGTACTGCGCGGGCTGCATTACCAGATACAACACCCGCAGGCTAAACTGGTTCGCGTAGTGCAAGGTGCCGTGCTGGATGTGGTGGTGGACATCCGCAAGAGTTCGCCGACCTTCGGGCGGCATGTTGCGGTAGAGCTTTCCGCCGGGAACAAACGGATGCTCTGGGTCCCCGAGGGTTTTGCGCACGGCTTTCTCGTATTGTCGGATGCGGCAGAGTTCTTGTACAAGACGACGGACTATTGGTTTCCGGAGCACGAGCGCTGCATTCGCTGGGATGATTCGACACTGGCGATTGACTGGAAATTGCAGCGCCCCCCCATGCTTTCTGTCAAGGATGAAAAAGGAAGGAGTCTCAGCGATGCAGAGGTATTTCCATGA
- the cysQ gene encoding 3'(2'),5'-bisphosphate nucleotidase CysQ — protein MQRYFHDILAIRENMLIEVLTLARLAGQKIMAAYEAGNTGEQSKADGSPLTAADMASHHAIVEGLQRLTPDLPVLSEESAHVEYETRRHWGRFWLVDPLDGTREFIKRNGEFTVNIALIEDGAPVMGVVHAPALGLSYFAERGSGAFRQRGDEAPVAIRVALHDGHGQLKMVGSRSHSDPRQDDLVAHLGGGEFVSMGSSLKLCLVAEGSAHLYPRLGPTMEWDTAAAHAIVLEAGGIVCDSHGESLCYNKPDLHNPPFMVLAADDKVLLGKIMAWK, from the coding sequence ATGCAGAGGTATTTCCATGACATCCTTGCGATTAGAGAGAATATGCTGATAGAAGTGTTGACCCTGGCCCGCCTCGCGGGCCAAAAAATAATGGCGGCCTACGAGGCCGGGAATACGGGTGAGCAGAGCAAGGCGGACGGTTCGCCGCTGACGGCAGCGGACATGGCCTCGCATCACGCCATCGTGGAAGGACTGCAGCGGCTGACACCCGATCTGCCGGTACTGTCCGAGGAATCCGCCCATGTGGAGTATGAAACGCGCCGCCACTGGGGGCGATTCTGGCTGGTCGATCCGCTGGACGGCACCAGGGAATTCATCAAGCGCAACGGCGAGTTCACCGTGAACATCGCGCTGATCGAGGACGGCGCACCGGTGATGGGTGTGGTGCATGCACCGGCACTCGGGCTGAGTTATTTCGCCGAGCGGGGCAGCGGCGCGTTCAGGCAGCGCGGCGACGAGGCGCCGGTCGCCATCCGGGTCGCGCTGCATGACGGGCACGGGCAACTCAAAATGGTGGGCAGCCGTTCGCACAGCGATCCGCGCCAGGACGATCTGGTGGCGCATCTGGGCGGCGGCGAGTTCGTCAGCATGGGCAGTTCGCTGAAGCTCTGCCTGGTGGCCGAGGGTAGTGCGCATCTCTACCCGCGGCTCGGTCCGACGATGGAATGGGACACCGCCGCCGCACACGCCATCGTGCTGGAAGCGGGCGGCATCGTATGCGACAGCCACGGAGAGTCGTTGTGTTATAACAAACCGGATCTGCATAATCCGCCCTTCATGGTGTTGGCTGCGGACGATAAGGTGTTGTTGGGTAAGATCATGGCCTGGAAATGA
- a CDS encoding PIN domain-containing protein encodes MRALLDVNVLIALLDAGHIHHELAMSWLESEIKHGWASCPITQNGCIRIMSQPNYPGSLPIGQVAERLAEASASADHVFWPADISLLGSGGVEWPRMLAHRQVTDAYLLALAIRHGGRFVTLDRRIGANAVRDARPDQLVVLAEY; translated from the coding sequence ATGCGCGCTTTGCTGGATGTGAATGTTCTGATCGCATTGCTTGATGCGGGACATATCCACCATGAGTTGGCAATGTCCTGGCTGGAAAGCGAAATCAAGCATGGGTGGGCTTCATGCCCGATAACCCAGAATGGCTGCATACGCATCATGTCGCAGCCGAACTACCCGGGATCGCTGCCGATCGGCCAGGTTGCAGAACGATTGGCAGAGGCTTCGGCAAGTGCCGATCATGTGTTTTGGCCCGCCGATATCAGTCTGCTGGGAAGCGGGGGGGTGGAGTGGCCGCGGATGTTGGCGCATCGGCAGGTAACGGATGCATATTTATTGGCATTGGCCATACGGCACGGTGGGCGGTTTGTTACGCTTGATCGGCGTATTGGCGCTAATGCGGTGCGCGATGCACGGCCTGACCAATTGGTCGTGCTGGCTGAATATTGA
- the cysC gene encoding adenylyl-sulfate kinase, producing the protein MTEQNEGLISDNVVWHHATVTRARREAQNGHRGAILWFTGLSGSGKSTLAHEVEETLHRMGCRTFVLDGDNVRHGLCGDLGFSAEDRVENIRRIGEMSKLFMEAGVIVLTAFISPFQAERDKVRRMVPPGEFLEIFCQCPLEVCEQRDVKGMYKKARAGEISNFTGISSPYEAPDHPELAVNTAEHDLQDCVQQVMRLLAQGERPVLMQHEQAIRELSAVK; encoded by the coding sequence ATGACAGAGCAGAACGAGGGATTAATTTCCGACAACGTAGTGTGGCATCACGCCACGGTGACGCGCGCGCGCCGCGAGGCGCAGAACGGTCATCGCGGGGCGATCCTGTGGTTCACCGGCCTGTCCGGTTCGGGCAAGTCCACGCTGGCGCACGAGGTGGAAGAGACCCTGCACCGGATGGGATGCAGGACGTTCGTGCTGGACGGCGACAACGTGCGCCACGGCTTGTGCGGCGACCTGGGGTTCTCTGCGGAGGACAGGGTGGAGAACATCCGCCGCATCGGCGAGATGTCCAAACTGTTCATGGAGGCGGGCGTGATCGTGCTGACCGCGTTCATCTCGCCGTTCCAGGCCGAGCGCGACAAGGTGCGCAGGATGGTCCCGCCGGGCGAATTCCTTGAGATATTCTGCCAGTGCCCGCTCGAGGTGTGCGAACAGCGCGATGTGAAAGGCATGTACAAGAAGGCGCGCGCCGGCGAGATCAGCAATTTCACCGGCATCTCCTCGCCCTATGAGGCCCCGGATCATCCGGAACTGGCGGTGAACACGGCGGAACATGACTTGCAGGATTGCGTGCAACAGGTGATGCGGCTGCTTGCGCAGGGTGAGCGCCCGGTTCTGATGCAACACGAACAGGCGATCAGGGAACTGTCAGCAGTGAAGTGA
- the waaA gene encoding lipid IV(A) 3-deoxy-D-manno-octulosonic acid transferase: MRPLYTVALLLALPLILLRLLWRARKQPEYLHHIGERFGRYAVRCDQPVIWLHAVSVGETRATQNLVARLRENYPAHRILITHTTPTGRATGEQMYGDDVLRAYLPYDYPFAVNGFLRHFRPQLCILMETEIWFNLIHACRRNDIPLLLLNARMSDKSARGYARFARLTRSALGALASVGAQTEDDAHRLAGLGAHDITVTGNLKFDIEPPPAMLERGRQLREQFGMARKVFLAASTREGEEALLLDALKDVHIPGLLLVIVPRHPQRFDNVADLFAQRNITFRRRSDNRPVPADTQVVLGDSMGEMFAYYAAADIAFIGGSLLPYGAQNLIEACAAGTPVLVGPHTFNFAEATRLAVAAGAAIQVPDGGTLIAEARRLLSDPEALAEMRKQGIVFVERNRGATNESLRIVTSLLTVP; this comes from the coding sequence ATGAGACCCCTTTACACCGTTGCACTGCTGCTGGCGCTGCCGCTGATCCTGCTGCGCCTGCTGTGGCGCGCGCGCAAACAGCCCGAATACCTGCATCACATCGGCGAGCGCTTCGGCCGTTATGCCGTGCGCTGCGACCAGCCGGTCATCTGGCTGCATGCCGTGTCGGTGGGCGAGACCCGCGCCACGCAAAACCTCGTCGCCCGGCTGCGCGAGAACTATCCCGCGCACCGCATCCTGATCACCCATACCACGCCCACCGGACGTGCCACCGGTGAACAGATGTATGGCGACGACGTGCTGCGCGCCTACCTGCCCTACGACTACCCGTTCGCGGTGAACGGTTTCCTGCGGCACTTCCGGCCGCAACTGTGCATCCTGATGGAAACGGAGATCTGGTTCAATCTGATCCATGCCTGCCGGCGCAACGACATTCCCCTGCTGCTGCTGAACGCGCGCATGTCGGATAAATCCGCTCGGGGTTATGCGCGCTTCGCGCGGCTGACCCGCAGCGCGCTTGGTGCGCTCGCCTCAGTGGGCGCGCAAACGGAGGACGACGCGCATCGTCTTGCCGGACTGGGCGCCCATGACATCACTGTGACGGGCAACCTCAAGTTCGACATCGAGCCGCCGCCCGCGATGCTCGAACGTGGCCGGCAACTGCGCGAGCAGTTCGGTATGGCGCGCAAGGTATTCCTTGCCGCCAGCACCCGCGAAGGGGAAGAGGCATTGTTGCTTGATGCATTGAAAGACGTTCACATCCCCGGCCTGCTGCTGGTCATCGTGCCGCGCCATCCGCAACGGTTCGATAACGTCGCCGACCTGTTCGCACAACGCAACATCACGTTCCGGCGCAGGAGCGATAACCGCCCGGTTCCGGCAGACACTCAAGTGGTGTTGGGCGACAGCATGGGAGAGATGTTCGCGTACTACGCTGCCGCCGACATCGCCTTCATCGGTGGCAGCCTGCTGCCCTATGGTGCGCAGAACCTGATCGAAGCCTGCGCAGCCGGCACGCCGGTACTGGTCGGGCCGCATACTTTCAACTTCGCGGAGGCGACGCGGCTGGCCGTTGCTGCGGGCGCCGCCATCCAGGTGCCTGATGGTGGAACGCTGATCGCGGAAGCCCGGCGCCTGCTCAGCGACCCGGAAGCACTGGCGGAGATGCGCAAACAGGGTATCGTCTTTGTGGAACGGAATCGCGGCGCGACAAACGAATCGCTGCGCATCGTCACTTCACTGCTGACAGTTCCCTGA
- the waaC gene encoding lipopolysaccharide heptosyltransferase I: MKILVVRLSSLGDILHLFPAISDLHRRFPEAQIHWLVEPAFAEMAGWHAAVDKVIAVPLRAHKKTWWKLPALLGGLRRQLQAEQYDIVLDAQGLLKSAMLARLAGVAVSGFDAHSARESQAARFYRQTVRVPDGLHVVEKNRQLVARLFDADVTQPADYGLDDFRRRQMQVAFGDELGEIAAQPYLVLLHGTTWNSKYWPESSWLELIRLLTQSGWNCLLPWGNEEEHQRAQRLQAAGGEHAQVLPRLSLSGLMSVLLHARAFVSVETGIGHLAAVLDIPGVMLHGPTDPDYSGIPGKSCRHLTSGMDCAPCFKRDCPKLETADGIPPCQLAITAQQVHRECIALPGINRAEHRA; this comes from the coding sequence ATGAAAATACTAGTCGTAAGACTGTCTTCGCTGGGTGACATCCTGCACCTGTTCCCGGCCATCAGCGATCTGCATCGCCGGTTCCCGGAGGCGCAGATTCACTGGCTGGTGGAGCCCGCCTTCGCCGAGATGGCGGGCTGGCATGCGGCGGTGGACAAGGTGATCGCCGTGCCGTTGCGCGCCCACAAAAAGACCTGGTGGAAATTACCGGCCCTGCTGGGAGGTCTGCGCCGGCAACTGCAGGCGGAGCAGTACGACATCGTGCTGGATGCGCAGGGATTGCTCAAGAGCGCAATGCTGGCACGGCTGGCCGGCGTTGCGGTATCCGGCTTCGATGCGCACAGCGCGCGCGAATCCCAGGCGGCCCGGTTCTACAGACAGACGGTCCGGGTGCCGGACGGGCTGCATGTGGTCGAGAAGAACCGGCAACTGGTGGCGCGCCTGTTCGATGCCGATGTGACGCAGCCGGCCGACTACGGCCTCGACGATTTCCGCCGGCGGCAGATGCAGGTCGCGTTCGGCGACGAACTCGGGGAGATCGCCGCGCAACCGTATCTGGTATTGCTGCACGGCACGACCTGGAACAGCAAATACTGGCCGGAATCCTCATGGCTGGAGTTGATCCGTCTTCTGACGCAATCGGGCTGGAACTGCCTGTTGCCCTGGGGCAACGAAGAGGAGCACCAGCGCGCGCAGCGCCTGCAGGCAGCGGGCGGCGAACATGCGCAAGTATTGCCCAGACTGTCGTTGAGCGGATTGATGAGCGTCCTGCTGCATGCGCGCGCCTTCGTCAGCGTGGAGACCGGCATCGGCCATCTTGCTGCGGTACTCGACATTCCCGGCGTCATGCTGCACGGCCCGACCGATCCGGATTACAGCGGCATCCCCGGCAAGTCGTGCCGGCACCTCACCAGCGGCATGGATTGCGCGCCGTGCTTCAAGCGCGATTGTCCGAAGCTTGAAACAGCGGATGGCATTCCGCCCTGCCAACTGGCGATCACCGCACAGCAGGTTCACCGGGAATGCATCGCGTTGCCGGGCATAAACCGGGCAGAGCATCGCGCATAA
- a CDS encoding glycosyltransferase family 4 protein, translating into MTYYSPLISAFVTMVTALILSRNKGDTLQDIPNERSLHTEPIPRTGGIALVAGVLSGWGLLFQFWAWWIVLPALGLFALSLVDDIRNLSPRTRLVGHFIAALVAVSGAGVPLLWAVPVVLFIVWMTNLYNFMDGSDGLAGGMALFGFSFYGIAGLMNGNEAFAILNFTIGAAALGFLYHNFHPARMFMGDAGSITLGFLAATFGVWGWQQGYWPFWFPILVFSPFVADATLTLFIRLRRGEKLAQAHRSHYYQRLVQMGWGHRNTALAEYLLMLLAGISALWGVGLDAMGQGGLLAWWGTIYLGLSMWVDRRWLRHQAGQGGNDGA; encoded by the coding sequence ATGACGTATTACTCCCCGCTGATCTCGGCTTTCGTCACGATGGTGACGGCCCTGATCCTGAGCCGGAACAAGGGCGACACGCTGCAGGACATTCCCAACGAACGTTCGCTGCACACCGAGCCGATCCCGCGTACCGGCGGCATCGCACTGGTGGCCGGCGTCCTGTCCGGCTGGGGGCTGCTGTTCCAGTTCTGGGCATGGTGGATCGTGTTGCCTGCGCTGGGCCTGTTCGCATTGTCGCTGGTGGATGACATACGCAACCTGTCGCCGCGCACGCGGCTGGTCGGGCACTTTATCGCCGCGCTGGTCGCCGTGTCGGGGGCGGGCGTTCCCTTGCTGTGGGCCGTCCCGGTGGTGCTGTTCATCGTGTGGATGACCAATCTGTATAACTTCATGGACGGCTCGGACGGGCTGGCGGGCGGCATGGCGCTGTTCGGCTTCAGCTTCTACGGGATCGCCGGGCTGATGAACGGCAACGAGGCTTTCGCCATACTGAATTTTACGATCGGCGCGGCGGCGCTGGGTTTCCTCTACCATAACTTCCACCCGGCCAGGATGTTCATGGGAGACGCGGGCTCCATCACGCTCGGTTTCCTTGCCGCAACTTTCGGCGTGTGGGGTTGGCAACAAGGCTATTGGCCGTTCTGGTTCCCGATACTGGTCTTTTCGCCGTTCGTCGCCGATGCGACCCTGACGCTGTTCATCCGTCTGCGACGCGGCGAGAAACTTGCACAGGCGCACCGCAGCCATTATTACCAGCGTCTGGTGCAGATGGGCTGGGGACACCGCAACACCGCGCTGGCCGAATACCTGTTGATGTTGCTGGCAGGAATCTCCGCATTATGGGGTGTCGGCCTGGATGCAATGGGTCAGGGCGGCCTGCTGGCGTGGTGGGGAACGATCTATCTGGGGCTGTCGATGTGGGTCGATCGCCGCTGGTTGCGGCATCAGGCCGGGCAAGGAGGCAACGATGGCGCGTAG
- a CDS encoding polysaccharide biosynthesis protein gives MARSWSGKAALAMLHDIVAAILAWACAYLLRFNFELPPNFAVELQQTLIWVVPLQVVVFWRFGLYRGIWRYASLNDLRNIALAVLLAAVAIPFVLWMLRADLVVPRSVLVINPLLLLLMMGGSRFAYRVWKEQGWYGEVKLHGEPVLILGAGDAAVSLARELSRSRELRLVGYLDDDTDKHGRTLNGVRVLGGLDKLPEWVARLGVRQVIIAMPSGSHQQRKRAVELCTCASVKALTVPSFDDLMSGKVSVSQLRAIELDDLLGRDPVVLDEAGLHGLLTGRTVLVTGAGGSIGSELCRQIARFSPATLVLLEQGEFALYTIEQELRQTFPGLHCIYLAGDVRDAARVDEVMQQYRPDVLFHAAAYKHVPLMERHNAWQAIRNNVLGTWTVARAAQRHGVARFVMISTDKAVNPTNVMGASKRLAEMVCQALQPSSRKEAPHPNPLGETTSHSTRLQTTAAKSLVIPLAGEGVNVKSDLQPLTRFVMVRFGNVLGSTGSVIPKFREQIAQGGPVTVTHPEITRYFMSIPEAAQLVLQAGLMGQGGEIFVLDMGEPVRIADLARDLIRLSGFTEDEIRIEFSGLRPGEKLYEELLADNEHTLPTPHPKLRIAQARQVDADWLARLLEWIGAATMADEKAKSELKSWVPEYQPNPTPSTSRQEKQP, from the coding sequence ATGGCGCGTAGCTGGAGTGGCAAGGCCGCACTGGCGATGCTGCACGATATCGTGGCAGCGATCCTGGCCTGGGCTTGCGCGTATCTGTTGCGCTTCAATTTCGAGTTGCCGCCGAATTTCGCGGTGGAGTTGCAACAGACCCTGATCTGGGTGGTTCCATTGCAGGTCGTGGTGTTCTGGCGCTTCGGCCTGTATCGCGGCATCTGGCGCTATGCCAGCCTCAACGACCTGCGCAACATCGCGCTGGCGGTGTTGCTGGCGGCGGTGGCCATCCCTTTCGTGCTGTGGATGCTGCGCGCCGACCTGGTCGTGCCGCGTTCGGTGCTGGTCATCAATCCGCTGCTGCTGTTGTTGATGATGGGCGGCAGCCGTTTCGCCTACCGCGTTTGGAAGGAGCAGGGCTGGTACGGTGAAGTGAAACTGCACGGCGAACCGGTATTGATACTGGGCGCGGGTGACGCGGCGGTGAGTCTCGCCAGGGAGCTTTCAAGAAGCCGGGAATTGCGGCTGGTGGGCTACCTGGATGACGACACCGACAAGCACGGGCGCACGCTCAACGGGGTGCGGGTGCTGGGCGGTCTGGATAAGTTGCCGGAATGGGTGGCGCGGCTGGGCGTGCGCCAGGTGATCATCGCCATGCCGTCCGGCTCGCACCAGCAGCGCAAGCGCGCGGTCGAGCTCTGTACCTGCGCCAGTGTGAAGGCGCTGACCGTTCCCTCGTTCGACGACCTGATGAGCGGCAAGGTGTCGGTGTCGCAGCTGCGTGCCATCGAACTGGACGATCTGCTGGGTCGCGACCCGGTGGTACTGGACGAGGCCGGCCTGCATGGCCTGCTGACCGGCAGGACCGTGCTGGTGACCGGTGCAGGCGGCTCGATCGGTTCCGAATTGTGCCGCCAGATCGCGCGTTTCTCGCCGGCTACGCTGGTATTGCTCGAACAGGGCGAATTCGCGTTGTACACCATCGAACAGGAGTTGCGGCAGACCTTTCCCGGCCTGCATTGCATCTATCTGGCCGGCGATGTGCGCGATGCCGCACGGGTGGACGAGGTCATGCAACAGTACCGGCCGGATGTACTGTTCCACGCGGCGGCCTACAAGCATGTGCCGCTGATGGAGCGGCACAACGCCTGGCAGGCGATCCGCAACAACGTGCTGGGCACCTGGACGGTGGCGCGCGCGGCACAGCGGCACGGTGTCGCCAGATTCGTGATGATCTCCACCGACAAGGCGGTGAATCCGACCAATGTGATGGGCGCGAGCAAGCGGCTGGCCGAGATGGTCTGCCAGGCATTGCAGCCTTCCTCCCGGAAAGAAGCCCCTCACCCCAACCCTCTGGGTGAAACAACTAGCCATTCGACTAGGCTGCAAACAACCGCAGCCAAGTCGCTGGTTATCCCGCTTGCGGGCGAGGGGGTAAACGTGAAAAGCGATCTTCAACCCTTGACGCGTTTCGTGATGGTGCGTTTTGGTAATGTGCTGGGCAGCACCGGCAGTGTGATCCCGAAATTCCGTGAACAGATCGCGCAGGGCGGACCGGTCACCGTGACCCATCCCGAGATCACGCGCTACTTCATGTCCATTCCCGAGGCGGCGCAACTGGTGTTGCAGGCGGGGTTGATGGGGCAGGGCGGCGAGATCTTCGTGCTGGACATGGGCGAGCCGGTGAGGATCGCCGACCTGGCCAGGGACCTGATACGGTTGTCCGGGTTCACTGAAGACGAGATCCGGATCGAGTTCTCCGGTCTGCGTCCCGGCGAGAAACTCTACGAGGAGCTGCTGGCCGACAACGAACACACCCTGCCGACGCCGCATCCCAAGTTGCGCATCGCGCAGGCGCGGCAGGTCGACGCGGACTGGCTGGCGCGATTGCTGGAATGGATCGGCGCGGCGACCATGGCCGACGAAAAGGCGAAAAGCGAACTGAAGTCCTGGGTGCCCGAATACCAGCCGAATCCGACGCCATCGACATCGCGGCAGGAAAAGCAGCCGTGA
- a CDS encoding O-antigen ligase family protein: MRSGTVPTLAQRFVMPPLRVSTVLIGLAVPVSVALDNLLLAIVLLGALFNARSIWQTAVQHTVARAAWLLFLGLFAAMFYGETPLREAAGILGKYADLAFIPMFMLILSGEIARRRAQYAFLAAMGATLLLSYLVGLGWLPVQSWMPVWAAMDNPVIFHSHITQNNMMAMGAFLALLNLREAASSGARLAWGTYAGLAGINVLFMVQGRTGYVILLLLLGWFAWTTLARHRHKRGKAWDWRHATAALLLLAGMASAAFLASPRLHDRVSMVADEFQAWQPNHGWESSTGQRLDYYYNTLQIVQQHPLFGVGTGGFQAAFARQVEGSEVLRTHNPHNEYLMVTVQCGLAGLALLLYLFYAQWRYAPLLETPFEQDAARGLVLAYMANCLVNSALLDHSDGLFFAFMTAVLFANLKVARHG; this comes from the coding sequence GTGAGATCGGGCACCGTTCCGACCCTGGCGCAGCGTTTTGTCATGCCGCCATTGCGCGTGAGCACGGTGTTGATCGGTCTTGCCGTACCCGTTTCCGTGGCGCTGGACAATCTGCTGCTGGCGATCGTTCTGCTCGGCGCGCTGTTCAACGCACGCTCCATCTGGCAGACGGCTGTGCAACATACCGTCGCGCGCGCCGCGTGGTTGCTGTTCCTGGGATTGTTTGCCGCCATGTTCTACGGCGAGACGCCGTTGCGCGAGGCCGCCGGCATCCTGGGTAAATACGCCGACTTGGCCTTCATCCCGATGTTCATGCTGATACTGTCCGGCGAGATCGCCCGGCGCCGGGCGCAATACGCCTTCCTCGCGGCGATGGGGGCGACCCTGCTGCTGTCGTACCTGGTGGGCCTGGGCTGGCTGCCGGTGCAGTCATGGATGCCTGTGTGGGCAGCCATGGATAATCCGGTGATCTTCCACAGCCACATCACGCAGAACAACATGATGGCGATGGGCGCCTTTCTTGCGTTGCTCAATCTGCGCGAAGCGGCATCGTCCGGCGCGCGGCTGGCCTGGGGGACGTACGCCGGACTGGCCGGGATCAACGTGCTGTTCATGGTGCAGGGACGCACCGGTTACGTGATCCTGTTGCTGCTGCTGGGCTGGTTCGCATGGACGACGCTGGCGCGGCACAGACATAAGCGCGGCAAAGCGTGGGACTGGCGGCATGCTACCGCAGCGCTGCTGTTGCTGGCCGGCATGGCGAGCGCAGCCTTTCTTGCTTCGCCGCGCCTGCACGACCGGGTGTCCATGGTGGCGGACGAGTTCCAGGCATGGCAGCCGAACCACGGCTGGGAGAGCTCGACTGGCCAGCGGCTCGATTATTACTACAATACCCTGCAGATCGTGCAGCAGCACCCGCTGTTCGGTGTGGGCACCGGCGGTTTTCAGGCGGCTTTTGCGCGGCAGGTCGAGGGCAGCGAGGTCTTGCGGACGCACAACCCGCACAACGAATACCTGATGGTGACCGTGCAATGCGGCCTGGCTGGACTGGCGCTGCTGCTGTACCTGTTTTATGCGCAGTGGCGTTACGCGCCGCTGCTGGAGACCCCGTTCGAACAGGATGCGGCGCGCGGACTGGTGCTGGCGTATATGGCGAATTGCCTGGTCAACTCGGCGCTGCTGGATCATTCCGACGGGCTGTTCTTCGCGTTCATGACGGCGGTATTGTTTGCGAATCTGAAGGTGGCGAGACATGGCTGA
- a CDS encoding glycosyltransferase family 2 protein, with protein MADEITGAASTTPVGRGLSVIVITRNEAANIRACLESVAWAGEIVVVDSGSSDGTAEICREMGARVFVCDWPGFGIQKNRALDHSTREWVFSIDADERVTPELRAAIEAVLADTDNAHAAYEISRLSSYCGRFMRHSGWYPDRIVRLFRRDAARFSDDLVHERLRVEGRTGLLDGELLHYAFDDLEEVLRKVNQYSSAGAAMMQRRGRQASLSGAVLRGLWSFFRTYVLRGGFLDGREGFMLAVSNAEGTYYRYLKLMLLNRKS; from the coding sequence ATGGCTGATGAAATCACAGGCGCGGCAAGCACCACCCCGGTTGGCCGCGGGCTTTCCGTCATCGTCATCACCCGGAACGAGGCGGCGAACATTCGCGCCTGTCTCGAATCGGTGGCATGGGCGGGCGAGATCGTGGTGGTCGATTCCGGCAGCAGCGACGGTACGGCAGAGATCTGCCGCGAGATGGGCGCGCGCGTGTTCGTCTGCGACTGGCCGGGTTTCGGTATACAGAAGAACCGGGCGCTGGATCATTCGACAAGAGAGTGGGTGTTCTCGATCGATGCCGACGAGCGCGTGACACCGGAGCTGCGCGCTGCCATCGAGGCCGTGCTGGCGGATACGGACAATGCGCATGCCGCTTACGAGATCTCGCGCCTGTCCAGCTACTGCGGCCGCTTCATGCGTCATTCAGGCTGGTACCCGGATCGCATCGTGCGTCTGTTCCGGCGCGATGCGGCAAGGTTCTCCGATGACCTGGTGCACGAGCGGCTGCGGGTGGAAGGCAGGACCGGCCTGCTGGATGGCGAGTTGCTGCATTACGCTTTCGACGACCTGGAAGAGGTGCTGCGCAAGGTCAACCAGTATTCATCGGCGGGGGCGGCGATGATGCAGCGGCGCGGCAGGCAGGCCTCGCTGTCCGGCGCGGTGCTGCGCGGGCTGTGGAGCTTCTTCCGCACCTATGTGCTGCGCGGCGGATTCCTCGACGGGCGCGAAGGCTTCATGCTGGCGGTCTCCAATGCCGAGGGCACATATTACCGCTACCTGAAACTGATGCTGCTGAACAGAAAATCGTGA
- a CDS encoding glycosyltransferase family 2 protein, translated as MVMRIALIITTYNRPDALAAVLEGCLAQTDADFEVIIADDGSTQDTADLVAAYGARAPFPVTHVWQADEGFRAAAIRNRALAATTADYIVFIDGDCVLPPDFVASHRRLAERGWFLSGNRLMLTQAFTEQVLRDRLPIHLWGRRDWLRARQRGQIERLLPLLRVPGMGWLRRRLPTRWQGAKTCNLSAWRDDLLRVNGLDERYTGWGLEDSDLVIRLLRAGVHNKSARFAVPVFHLWHRENDRANLAENRQRLHEALQATHIRAQLGVDQYL; from the coding sequence ATCGTGATGCGTATTGCGCTGATCATCACCACCTACAACCGCCCCGACGCCTTGGCCGCGGTACTGGAGGGCTGTCTGGCGCAGACCGACGCGGATTTCGAGGTGATCATCGCGGACGATGGTTCCACGCAGGATACGGCGGATCTGGTTGCGGCTTACGGCGCACGCGCGCCGTTCCCCGTTACGCATGTCTGGCAGGCGGACGAAGGGTTCCGCGCTGCCGCGATCCGCAACCGTGCGCTGGCGGCCACCACTGCGGACTACATCGTGTTCATCGATGGCGATTGTGTGCTGCCGCCGGATTTCGTCGCCAGCCACCGCCGTCTGGCGGAGCGCGGCTGGTTCCTGTCCGGCAACCGCCTGATGCTGACGCAGGCGTTCACCGAACAGGTGTTGCGCGACAGATTGCCGATCCACCTGTGGGGAAGGCGCGACTGGCTGCGCGCGCGCCAGCGCGGACAGATCGAACGCCTGTTGCCGTTGCTGCGGGTTCCCGGCATGGGCTGGCTGCGCAGGCGGTTGCCGACGCGCTGGCAGGGCGCGAAGACCTGCAACCTGTCGGCGTGGCGCGACGACCTGCTGCGCGTGAACGGCCTGGACGAGCGCTATACCGGCTGGGGGCTGGAGGATTCCGACCTGGTGATACGGCTGCTGCGCGCCGGGGTGCACAACAAGTCGGCGCGTTTCGCAGTGCCGGTGTTCCACCTGTGGCATCGCGAGAACGACCGCGCCAACCTTGCGGAGAACCGACAGCGCCTGCACGAGGCGCTACAGGCGACGCACATCCGTGCGCAGCTGGGCGTGGACCAATACCTATGA